A genomic window from Gossypium hirsutum isolate 1008001.06 chromosome D12, Gossypium_hirsutum_v2.1, whole genome shotgun sequence includes:
- the LOC107937270 gene encoding uncharacterized protein, protein MEVYGKTMAVAPANVIYLSTILGRDGPIPVHKCDWKCQNEHVCGNMYRCKLTGITHICDKNCNQRILYDNHSSLCRASGQVFPLTQVEEQAVRGVRRKFDADNSSSSDSCGFKRRRDAQFHPSPFERSFSAVILSLLAMDSGTNVKVPSYACFLLGISHRLQSGSTILE, encoded by the exons ATGGAGGTATACGGCAAAACCATGGCTGTTGCCCCTGCAAATGTTATTTATTTGTCTACTATTCTGGGCCGTGATGGTCCTATCCCTGTTCACAAATGCGATTGGAAATGTCAAAACGAACATGTTTGTGGCAACATGTATCGCTGCAAACTAACTGGAATTACACACATCTGTGACAAGAACTGTAACCAGCGAATCTTGTATGATAACCATAGTTCCCTCTGCCGGGCGAGCGGCCAGGTCTTTCCCCTCACTCAAGTCGAGGAACAGGCGGTCAGAGGCGTCCGGAGGAAGTTTGATGCCGACAATTCCTCGTCCTCTGATAGCTGTGGTTTTAAGCGCAGACGCGATGCACAGTTCCATCCTTCTCCGTTCGAAAGATCTTTCTCTGCT GTAATTTTGTCATTGCTTGCGATGGATAGCGGAACCAATGTGAAGGTGCCATCTTATGCTTGTTTCCTACTAGGGATTTCCCATAGGTTGCAAAGTGGTTCAACCATACTCGAGTAG
- the LOC107937267 gene encoding uncharacterized protein: protein MTMEKQYLDWVLVPMGILLMVAYHVWLLYRILKHPTKTVIGVNAINRRFWVQAMMEEASKNGVLAVQTFRNNIMASTLLASTAIMLSSLIVVLMTNGKGDRSSWFIFGDESDLAFSIKFFSILVCFLVAFLLNLQSIRYYSHASILINVPVKKMSHHHHHHHLTVEYVANTVNRGSYFWSLGLRAFYFSFPLFLWIFGPLPMFFCCIALVFMLYFLDVTFQFGWAVGVVNDNGHKGDEELGGSVRS from the exons ATGACTATGGAGAAACAATATTTGGATTGGGTACTAGTTCCAATGGGGATTCTTTTGATGGTGGCTTATCATGTATGGCTTCTCTATCGAATCTTAAAACATCCCACCAAGACTGTCATCGGCGTCAATGCCATCAACCGTCGTTTTTGGGTTCAAGCTATGATGGAG GAAGCGTCAAAAAATGGGGTTTTGGCAGTGCAAACGTTTAGAAACAACATAATGGCGTCGACTCTATTGGCATCGACGGCTATCATGTTGAGTTCCCTCATCGTCGTTTTGATGACTAACGGTAAAGGCGATAGATCGTCGTGGTTCATATTCGGGGATGAAAGCGACCTGGCATTTTCGATCAAGTTTTTCTCGATATTGGTTTGCTTCTTGGTGGCTTTTTTACTTAACTTGCAGTCCATCAGGTATTACAGCCATGCAAGCATTCTCATCAACGTGCCGGTGAAGAAGATgtcccaccaccaccaccaccaccatctcACGGTTGAATATGTAGCCAACACTGTGAACAGAGGCAGCTATTTTTGGTCCCTAGGACTTCGTGCCTTCTACTTCTCTTTCCCCCTCTTTTTGTGGATCTTCGGTCCCCTTCCTATGTTCTTCTGTTGCATTGCCCTTGTTTTCATGTTGTATTTTCTGGATGTTACCTTTCAATTCGGATGGGCCGTTGGGGTTGTCAATGACAATGGCCATAAGGGTGACGAGGAATTAGGAGGTTCAGTTCGATCCTAA